The following proteins are encoded in a genomic region of Nakaseomyces glabratus chromosome J, complete sequence:
- the RFT1 gene encoding glycolipid translocation protein (CAGL0J04378g~Ortholog(s) have role in glycolipid translocation and endoplasmic reticulum membrane localization) has product MSGADILEKTTRGATFLMMGQLFSKIVTFLLNNTLVRYLSPRIFGITAFLEFIVGTVLFFSREAIRLSTQRIADGNDADNDHDHDRDDSALQVCVNFAMIPLFIGIPLSIGLIAWQYHNINGYFVTLPFFQWSVFAIWVGIILELVNEPLFVLNQHFLNYGARSRYESIAVTANCLVNFTVVYSYEKKLILTSYFDDSERFREGIAILAFALGKLAYAATLLMCYYYNYLMNFKSNKPFKLSLQKIKSKVNEKQTYYFRSDILEHFKKVYFQLCFKHLLTEGDKLIINTFCTVEEQGIYSLLSNYGSLITRLLFAPIEESLRLLLAVLLSKKDSKNLQLSMKVLVNLTKFYLYLSLLVMIFGPNNSSYLLQFLIGSKWSTNSVLHAIRVYCVYIPFLSFNGIFEAFLASVATGDQILRHSYFMMMCSFAFLINSWIFIEYLDLSVNGLIISNIINMSLRIIYSFSFIVKFYRELHTESSIFMNFTNFKATLGAAALVAILNWQMVGYVSSFNGFITSATLALILLSVILIKERATLNELIINRRAANMKSV; this is encoded by the coding sequence ATGAGCGGTGCTGACATCTTGGAGAAAACCACTCGTGGCGCTACTTTCCTGATGATGGGCCAGTTATTCAGTAAGATTGTTACATTTTTGCTGAATAATACTCTAGTGAGGTACTTATCGCCTAGAATATTCGGAATTACTGCCTTTCTAGAGTTTATTGTTGGGACTGTGCTGTTTTTCAGTAGAGAGGCTATCAGACTATCTACGCAAAGAATTGCGGATGGTAATGATGCTGACAATGATCATGATCATGATCGTGATGACTCTGCTCTTCAAGTTTGTGTCAATTTCGCTATGATTCCTCTATTCATTGGTATACCGCTGTCAATTGGGCTAATAGCGTGGCAATATCATAACATTAATGGCTATTTTGTTACTTTACCATTTTTCCAATGGTCTGTCTTTGCGATTTGGGTAGGTATCATATTAGAACTTGTGAATGAGCCTTTATTCGTATTGAACCAACATTTTTTAAACTATGGAGCTAGATCAAGATACGAGAGTATAGCAGTAACAGCTAACTGCCTCGTAAATTTTACTGTGGTATATTCATATGAGAAAAAACTCATTCTTACATCTTATTTTGACGACTCTGAAAGATTCAGAGAAGGTATTGCTATTTTAGCGTTCGCTCTCGGTAAGCTTGCATACGCCGCGACCCTATTGATGTGCTACTACTACAACTACTTGATGAACTTCAAATCAAACAAGCCATTTAAATTATCATTACAGAAAATCAAATCCAAGGtaaatgaaaaacaaaCGTACTACTTCCGCTCTGATATACTGGAGCATTTTAAAAAGGTCTATTTCCAACTGTGTTTCAAGCATTTACTGACTGAAGGTGACAAATTAATTATTAACACATTCTGTACAGTGGAGGAACAAGGCATTTATTCCTTATTATCCAACTATGGGTCGTTGATAACAAGATTATTATTTGCTCCAATTGAAGAATCCTTACGTCTACTTCTAGCCGTTTTGCTCTCTAAAAAAGACTCTAAAAATCTTcaattatcaatgaaagTGTTAGTGAATTTAACTAAGTTCTATCTTTACCTCTCGTTACTAGTTATGATTTTTGGTCCAAACAATTCTTCTTATCTATTGCAGTTTTTGATTGGATCTAAGTGGTCCACAAACTCAGTTCTACACGCTATCCGTGTATACTGTGTATATATTCCATTCCTTTCTTTCAATGGTATATTTGAAGCTTTCCTTGCTAGTGTTGCCACAGGTGATCAAATTCTACGCCACTCCTACTTTATGATGATGTGTTCGTTTGCTTTCCTAATTAACAGTTGGATATTTATAGAATACCTAGATTTATCCGTGAACGGCCTGATTATCTCTAACATAATCAATATGTCGCTGAGAATTATTTACAGTTTCAGTTTTATTGTGAAATTTTACCGGGAATTACACACAGaatcttcaatttttatGAACTTCACTAACTTCAAAGCTACATTAGGTGCGGCTGCACTAGTAGCTATACTAAACTGGCAAATGGTAGGCTACGTCTCCAGTTTCAACGGGTTTATAACAAGTGCAACACTAGCATTAATCTTGTTGTCTGTAATCTTAATCAAGGAGCGCGCAACTTTGAATGAGCTAATTATTAACAGAAGAGCTGCAAATATGAAGTCGGTTTGA
- the POP8 gene encoding ribonuclease P (CAGL0J04334g~Ortholog(s) have ribonuclease MRP activity, ribonuclease P activity and role in intronic box C/D snoRNA processing, nuclear-transcribed mRNA catabolic process, endonucleolytic cleavage-dependent decay, tRNA processing), with the protein MGSTKYKEWQYFLLSIRAESDVDHIDEVTWKQAVSNALRKSHGLFGEQIELYWLKIDNKRAIIKCGFADKDILKTALATYISSTELVGSPLVITMEQEASQLNNLFLPEDDKLWFNKIVEIENGD; encoded by the coding sequence ATGGGATCCacaaaatacaaagaatggcaatattttttgctttcAATAAGAGCAGAGAGTGATGTTGATCATATCGATGAAGTTACATGGAAACAGGCAGTATCAAATGCTCTAAGAAAGTCACATGGATTATTTGGTGAGCAAATTGAGTTGTATTGGTTgaaaattgataataagAGAGCTATTATCAAATGTGGTTTTGCAGACAAAGATATATTAAAGACTGCACTGGCTACATATATATCCAGTACTGAGCTAGTTGGATCTCCATTAGTTATCACAATGGAACAAGAAGCGTCTCAATTGAATAATTTATTTCTACCTGAGGATGATAAATTATGGTTTAACAAAATAGTTGAAATAGAGAATGGGGACTGA
- the HAP3 gene encoding Hap3p (CAGL0J04400g~Ortholog(s) have RNA polymerase II core promoter proximal region sequence-specific DNA binding, transcriptional activator activity, RNA polymerase II core promoter proximal region sequence-specific binding activity), with protein sequence MGNTTEDDIDKQIELREQDRWLPINNVARLMKNTLPETAKVSKSAKECMQECVSEFISFVTSEASDRCAQDRRKTINGEDILISLHALGFENYAEVLKIYLAKYRQQQALKNNYEEDS encoded by the coding sequence atgGGGAACACTACAGAGGACGATATCGACAAGCAGATAGAATTGAGGGAGCAAGACAGGTGGTTACCCATCAATAATGTTGCGCgtttgatgaagaacaCACTACCAGAGACTGCGAAAGTTTCCAAGAGTGCGAAGGAGTGTATGCAAGAATGTGTGAGCGAGTTCATTTCATTTGTAACAAGTGAGGCCAGTGATAGGTGTGCGCAGGATCGCAGGAAGACCATCAATGGTGAGGATATTCTTATATCCTTGCATGCATTAGGATTTGAAAACTATGCTGAAGTGCTTAAGATATACTTGGCTAAATACAGGCAGCAGCAAGCTCTAAAGAACAAC
- the APN2 gene encoding DNA-(apurinic or apyrimidinic site) lyase APN2 (CAGL0J04356g~Ortholog(s) have DNA-(apurinic or apyrimidinic site) lyase activity, double-stranded DNA 3'-5' exodeoxyribonuclease activity, phosphodiesterase I activity) — translation MGAIDPLLPDNIRFVTFNVNGVRTFFHYAPFSEMRQSLRSVFDWFESDVITFQELKTEPLSLNKWGKVDGFYSFISIPQKRKGYSGVGCWVRIPPRDSPKYNALQVLRAEEGITGYLEVKNGKQSVSYRDDSEIGIGGYIPDDSLPDHISTSDALQLDSEGRCVIVELKCGIVVISVYCPANSTCTDEGEVFRMRYLKLLFARIRNLQMMGKMVVLMGDLNICRDLIDHAVSLEEYHISIGNESTGTQIDEEYRDFAIKFIVNPEVPHRLLLNQILDDSMVPNTDNEFCLIDTTRKVQGRDRLKMYTVWNTLKNTRPSNFGSRIDFILVSKDLGNNIEKADILPDINGSDHCPVFCDINLNNLTLTSNISVEEKIPKFEARYRYNMTNRNIFDMFAKKSGKSSSSIGNKLKSEPIKDKVSKPIHKRSAEAITDKMGTTPNQTPKDKIALFFQGSFGPPPLCKHKQHAILKTSKTSNNPGKKFWTCSKPRGHQNDENSSCGFFEWA, via the coding sequence ATGGGAGCTATAGATCCGCTGCTGCCTGATAATATTCGATTTGTTACATTTAATGTCAATGGAGTTAGGACATTCTTCCACTATGCACCTTTCTCAGAGATGAGACAATCACTGAGGAGTGTCTTTGACTGGTTTGAATCTGATGTTATTACCTTCCAGGAACTGAAAACAGAGCCATTGTCACTCAATAAATGGGGTAAGGTTGATGGGTTCTATTCATTCATATCAATACcacagaaaagaaaggGTTATTCAGGCGTTGGATGTTGGGTAAGAATACCGCCAAGGGACAGtccaaaatataatgctTTACAAGTTTTGAGAGCTGAGGAAGGAATAACGGGTTACCTTGAAGTCAAGAACGGCAAACAATCAGTATCGTATAGAGATGATTCAGAAATCGGCATAGGTGGTTATATCCCTGACGATAGTCTTCCAGATCATATATCAACATCTGATGCATTACAGCTTGATTCGGAAGGTAGATGTGTCATAGTGGAACTTAAATGCGGAATTGTGGTTATATCTGTTTATTGCCCCGCCAATTCAACATGTACTGACGAAGGAGAAGTATTTAGAATGAGATATTTGAAACTATTGTTTGCAAGGATTAGAAATTTACAAATGATGGGTAAAATGGTGGTTCTTATGGGTGATTTAAATATATGCAGAGATCTGATAGATCATGCGGTGTCTTTAGAAGAATATCATATATCAATTGGTAACGAATCAACTGGGACCCAGATCGACGAAGAGTACAGAGATTTTGCTATCAAATTCATTGTCAACCCTGAGGTTCCTCACAGGTTACttttaaatcaaatattagACGATTCTATGGTTCCTAATACAGATAACGAATTTTGTCTAATAGATACAACCAGGAAAGTGCAAGGCAGAGATAGACTAAAAATGTATACTGTGTGGAATACATTGAAAAATACGCGGCCCAGCAATTTTGGATCTCGAATAGATTTTATCTTAGTAAGTAAGGATCTCGGTAATAACATTGAAAAGGCCGACATACTACCAGACATAAATGGATCCGATCATTGTCCTGTCTTCTGTGATATAAATCTTAACAATTTAACATTAACATCGAATATATCAGTAGAGGagaaaataccaaaatTTGAAGCGAGATACAGATACAATATGACAAATCgaaatatatttgatatgtTTGCCAAGAAAAGTGGAAAGagctcttcttcaattggtaataaattaaaatctGAACCTATCAAAGATAAAGTTTCAAAACCTATTCATAAGAGATCCGCAGAAGCAATTACCGATAAGATGGGCACCACTCCTAATCAAACGCCGAAAGATAAAATTGCCTTATTTTTTCAAGGTTCCTTTGGCCCGCCTCCACTTTGTAAGCATAAGCAGCATGCTATACTTAAAACTTCCAAGACATCAAATAATCCAGGAAAAAAGTTTTGGACATGTTCAAAGCCAAGAGGTCAtcaaaatgatgaaaactcCTCATGTGGTTTTTTTGAATGGGCCTGA